One Camelina sativa cultivar DH55 chromosome 3, Cs, whole genome shotgun sequence genomic window carries:
- the LOC104776128 gene encoding protein FREE1-like, whose product MQQGDYNPYYHNQYSQFQNPTPNPIPNPNPNPSPPAPIAAAPTDLSRNTYASAPPFTGGYGSNDYSNYSQNYTPYGQNSSDHVPPSAPSFTPPSQPPPPSPPSVNPNSYSNFNQPPPPTNHPPPLSSYGSFDSTAPYQQSTTTQPTYYSPYDQHQTTGYSHAPPPSSAPAPSPNPNPAPYSSSLYSAPPYTGGGSSVPPSYEKPYDKPVKFDQSGYGGYERSRSDLGSDLYGKRSDSGGYPSFDDSSYGDGVYAYEGGKVEPYGSRGTAPKSSNSTLFDDYGRSISFSSGRESSVSSNSAKIVRAVPKADVQEDSTGGVQKFRVKLLAETYGQTTTDVLCQIGLDGLRMLDPSTSRTLRIYPLENITRCEKLDSSILAFWSKTPVDIDAKRIRLQSNSYTTNTLLDTVTAAMFQAKEIGGSSRPPASAKLVEQSAEKKKGLGDWMNIIKPVNEEKDHWVPDEAVSKCTSCGSDFGAFIRRHHCRNCGDVFCDKCTQGRIALTAEENAPQVRVCDRCMAEVSQRLSNAKESASRNANAQSHEDLARKLQEEMERNRKSSSGSREGSGRRMKEVACPTCTVHLQVQVPISGSETIECGVCQNPFLVSAH is encoded by the exons ATGCAACAGGGAGATTACAATCCGTACTATCACAACCAGTACTCTCAATTTCAAAACCCTACCCCAAATCCTATTCCTAACCCCAATCCCAATCCCTCTCCGCCGGCGCCAATAGCCGCTGCCCCCACCGATCTTTCTCGGAACACGTACGCATCAGCGCCACCGTTCACAGGCGGTTACGGTTCGAACGATTACTCTAACTATTCACAGAATTACACTCCGTATGGGCAAAACTCTTCTGATCATGTCCCTCCTTCAGCTCCTTCCTTCACTCCACCATCACAAccgcctcctccttctcctccgtCCGTAAACCCTAATTCATATTCTAATTTCAACCAACCGCCTCCGCCCACGAATCATCCACCACCTCTATCATCTTACGGATCATTTGATTCTACCGCACCGTATCAGCAATCCACCACCACGCAACCGACGTATTACTCACCGTATGATCAGCATCAGACCACTGGCTATTCTCATGCGCCTCCTCCTTCATCTGCGCCTGCGCCTTCTCCGAATCCTAATCCTGCGCCTTACTCATCATCCTTGTACTCTGCACCTCCTTACACTGGTGGAGGATCATCCGTACCTCCTTCGTACGAGAAACCGTACGACAAGCCTGTGAAGTTTGATCAATCTGGTTATGGCGGTTACGAGCGGAGCAGATCAGATTTAGGATCTGATTTATATGGGAAACGATCTGATAGCGGAGGTTATCCCTCTTTTGATGATTCTTCATATGGCGATGGCGTATATGCTTATGAAGGAGGCAAAGTTGAGCCATACGGTTCTCGTGGAACTGCACCGAAATCGTCCAATTCGACATTGTTCGATGATTATGGACGATCCATTAGCTTCTCATCAGGGAGAGAGTCCTCTGTTAGCTCGAATTCTGCTAAGATCGTGAGAGCTGTCCCCAAGGCTGATGTACAGGAAGATTCCACTGGTGGTGTTCAGAAGTTTCGTGTCAAATTGTTGGCTGAGACTTACGGACAAACCACAACAGATGTTCTTTGCCAG ATTGGTTTAGATGGTCTCCGTATGCTTGATCCAAGTACTAGCCGAACTTTGAGGATATATCCTCTTGAGAACATCACAAGATGTGAA aAACTAGATTCTTCTATTTTGGCTTTCTGGTCGAAGACTCCGGTAGACATTGATGCTAAACGTATCAGACTGCAATCAAATAGTTACACCACCAACACCCTTCTGGACACAGTGACCGCTGCAATGTTTCAG GCCAAGGAGATTGGCGGAAGTAGCAGGCCTCCTGCCTCTGCAAAACTGGTTGAACAATCTGCtgagaagaaaaaaggattGGGTGATTGGATGAACATTATAAAGCCTGTAAACGAGGAGAAAGATCATTgg GTCCCTGATGAAGCTGTATCTAAGTGCACATCATGTGGGTCAGATTTTGGTGCATTTATACGAAGG cACCACTGCAGGAACTGTGGTGACGTCTTCTGTGACAAGTGTACTCAAGGCAGGATTGCTCTCACTGCTGAGGAGAATGCTCCCCAAGTCCGTGTTTGTGACCGGTGCATG GCAGAAGTGTCACAAAGGTTGAGTAATGCCAAGGAATCCGCTAGCAGGAACGCGAACGCGCAGAGCCATGAGGACCTCGCTAGGAAGTTACAG GAGGAAATGGAGAGAAACCGCAAGTCTTCATCTG GTTCGAGGGAAGGATCCGGAAGGCGGATGAAAGAAGTAGCTTGTCCAACATGCACAGTGCACTTACAG GTCCAAGTTCCAATCTCAGGATCAGAGACCATCGAGTGCGGAGTTTGCCAAAACCCTTTCCTCGTTAGCGCGCATTGA
- the LOC104776126 gene encoding rac-like GTP-binding protein ARAC5, with protein MSASRFIKCVTVGDGAVGKTCMLISYTSNTFPTDYVPTVFDNFSANVVVDGNTVNLGLWDTAGQEDYNRLRPLSYRGADVFILAFSLISKASYENIAKKWIPELRHYAPGVPIILVGTKLDLRDDKQFFIDHPGAVPITTNQGEELKKLIGSAVYIECSSKTQQNVKAVFDAAIKVVLQPPKQKKKKKNKNRCVFL; from the exons ATGAGCGCGTCAAGGTTCATAAAGTGTGTAACCGTCGGAGATGGTGCCGTCGGAAAAACCTGCATGCTCATTTCTTATACTAGCAACACTTTCCCTACT GATTACGTTCCAACTGTTTTCGACAACTTCAGTGCTAATGTGGTTGTTGATGGCAACACTGTCAATCTTGGATTGTGGGATACAGCCG GTCAAGAAGACTACAACAGGTTACGACCTCTGAGTTACCGTGGTGCCGATGTTTTCATTCTTGCTTTCTCTCTCATTAGCAAGGCTAGCTATGAGAATATTGCCAAGAAG TGGATTCCTGAGCTCAGGCATTATGCTCCCGGTGTTCCCATTATCCTCGTTGGAACTAAACTCg ACCTTCGAGATGACAAGCAATTCTTCATAGATCATCCAGGTGCAGTGCCAATTACCACAAATCAG GGAGAGGAACTGAAGAAACTGATTGGATCTGCTGTCTACATTGAATGTAGTTCTAAGACACAGCAG AATGTGAAGGCAGTGTTTGATGCAGCCATAAAAGTGGTGCTTCAGCCACcaaagcagaaaaagaagaaaaagaacaagaaccgaTGCGTGTTCTTGTGA
- the LOC104776124 gene encoding DNA-directed RNA polymerase I subunit RPA12-like produces MEKSPESSFLFCGLCGTMLILKSTKSAECPLCHTTRNANEIIDKKIAYTVAAEDIRRELGISLFGEKTQEEAELPKIKKACEKCQHPELVYTTRQTRSADEGQTTYYTCPNCGHRFTEG; encoded by the exons ATGGAGAAGTCGCCGGAAAGTAGTTTCTTGTTCTGTGGTTTGTGTGGGACGATGCTTATCTTGAAATCAACCAAGTCTGCAGAATGTCCACTCTGCCACACAACCCGAAATGCTAATG aaatcaTTGACAAGAAAATAGCTTACACAGTTGCTGCTGAG GATATCAGAAGAGAACTTGGAATATCTCTGTTTGGTGAGAAAACGCAGGAAGAAGCTGAGCTACCTAAG ATTAAAAAGGCGTGCGAGAAATGCCAGCACCCGGAGCTTGTATACACAACCAGACAG ACAAGATCAGCGGATGAAGGACAAACAACATACTACACTTGTCCCAATTGTGGACATAGATTCACAGAAGGTTAA
- the LOC104776123 gene encoding uncharacterized protein LOC104776123, whose translation METIAVQRSPGKQVSGLRPFKNPRRSSRGSLSRSGGSLALPTIPTSSWGSSPAYPPPPSYYSQPPLLPLPRVNSSTLPLQRVNSSRPRVNNNNSTLNCVVQTKPTPVKKKVEFVESVPTLTRTGSVPVRSNHLRDFPKGFDGYPGPAIMLLSPPPSSLPMPRFSIKPKLRCNVEAAGKNEVATDNIRRVLQLR comes from the coding sequence ATGGAAACAATAGCAGTGCAACGTTCACCGGGTAAACAGGTTTCTGGTTTGAGACCATTCAAGAACCCTAGAAGGAGTTCTCGTGGTTCTCTTTCAAGATCCGGAGGAAGTTTGGCTCTTCCGACTATCCCCACGTCGTCTTGGGGATCTTCTCCGGCATATCCCCCGCCACCTAGTTACTACTCTCAGCCTCCTCTTCTCCCTCTGCCTCGTGTCAACAGCTCAACTCTTCCTCTGCAACGCGTCAACAGCTCTCGACCACgtgtcaacaacaacaactctacTCTCAATTGCGTTGTTCAGACCAAACCAACTCCTGTAAAGAAGAAAGTTGAGTTCGTCGAGTCTGTACCGACACTGACTCGTACTGGTTCTGTTCCGGTCCGGTCTAACCATCTGCGTGATTTTCCTAAAGGATTTGATGGTTACCCCGGTCCAGCGATCATGTTATTATCCCCGCCGCCGAGTAGTTTACCCATGCCTAGGTTTTCGATCAAACCGAAGCTCCGTTGCAACGTCGAAGCTGCTGGGAAAAACGAGGTAGCCACCGATAACATCCGGCGAGTTTTACAGCTCCGGTGA
- the LOC104778794 gene encoding protein FREE1: MQQGDYNPYYHNQYSQFQNPTPNPIPNPNPNPSPPAPIAAAPTDLSRNTYASAPPFTGGYGSNDYSNYSQNYTPYGQNSSDHVPPSAPSFTPPSQPPPPSPPSVNPNSYSNFNQPPPPTNHPPPLSSYGSFDSTAPYQQSTTTQPTYYSPYDQHQTTGYSHAPPPSSAPAPSPNPNPAPYSSSLYSAPPYTGGGSSVPPSYEKPYDKPVKFDQSGYGGYERSRSDLGSDLYGKRSDSGGYPSFDDSSYGDGVYAYEGGKVEPYGSRGTAPKSSNSTLFDDYGRSISFSSGRESSVSSNSAKIVRAVPKADVQEDSTGGVQKFRVKLLAETYGQTTTDVLCQTPYSYYYKLNGS; the protein is encoded by the exons ATGCAACAGGGAGATTACAATCCGTACTATCACAACCAGTACTCTCAATTTCAAAACCCTACCCCAAATCCTATTCCTAACCCCAATCCCAATCCCTCTCCGCCGGCGCCAATAGCCGCTGCCCCCACCGATCTTTCTCGGAACACGTACGCATCAGCGCCACCGTTCACAGGCGGTTACGGTTCGAACGATTACTCTAACTATTCACAGAATTACACTCCGTATGGGCAAAACTCTTCTGATCATGTCCCTCCTTCAGCTCCTTCCTTCACTCCACCATCACAAccgcctcctccttctcctccgtCCGTAAACCCTAATTCATATTCTAATTTCAACCAACCGCCTCCGCCCACGAATCATCCACCACCTCTATCATCTTACGGATCATTTGATTCTACCGCACCGTATCAGCAATCCACCACCACGCAACCGACGTATTACTCACCGTATGATCAGCATCAGACCACTGGCTATTCTCATGCGCCTCCTCCTTCATCTGCGCCTGCGCCTTCTCCGAATCCTAATCCTGCGCCTTACTCATCATCCTTGTACTCTGCACCTCCTTACACTGGTGGAGGATCATCCGTACCTCCTTCGTACGAGAAACCGTACGACAAGCCTGTGAAGTTTGATCAATCTGGTTATGGCGGTTACGAGCGGAGCAGATCAGATTTAGGATCTGATTTATATGGGAAACGATCTGATAGCGGAGGTTATCCCTCTTTTGATGATTCTTCATATGGCGATGGCGTATATGCTTATGAAGGAGGCAAAGTTGAGCCATACGGTTCTCGTGGAACTGCACCGAAATCGTCCAATTCGACATTGTTCGATGATTATGGACGATCCATTAGCTTCTCATCAGGGAGAGAGTCCTCTGTTAGCTCGAATTCTGCTAAGATCGTGAGAGCTGTCCCCAAGGCTGATGTACAGGAAGATTCCACTGGTGGTGTTCAGAAGTTTCGTGTCAAATTGTTGGCTGAGACTTACGGACAAACCACAACAGATGTTCTTTGCCAG ACTCCGTACTCGTATTACTACAAGTTGAATggatcataa